From one Candidatus Thermoplasmatota archaeon genomic stretch:
- the nifJ gene encoding pyruvate:ferredoxin (flavodoxin) oxidoreductase, translated as MDQQQTVIETKTNKQVEMKSIDGNTAAAHIAYAFSDVAAIYPITPSTPMGEEADKWAAYGRKNIFNQVLKIAEMQSEGGAAGAVHGALSAGAFATTFTASQGLLLMIPNMYKIAGELMPAVFHVTGRAIAGQALSIFGDHQDVMAVRSTGFSFLCSNSVQEVMDLALVAHLATIRASVPFVHFFDGFRTSHEIQKIEVIGYEDIKKLVDWEAIQRHRNRALNPEHPHQRGTAQNPDIYFQVNEAANQYYSRVPQIVEEEMRKVEQLTGRSYHLFDYVGSPTADRVIVMMGSGCEAAEETVQYLLQRGENVGLIKVRLFRPFSVDHFVHALPKTVRRIAVLDRTKETAALGEPLYLDVCSAIQNKKLDIQVYGGRYGLGSKDFTPTMVKAVFDNLAAQEPKNRFTVGIVDDVTHTSLPLGEQIDPAPEGLIRCKFWGIGSDGTVGANKEAIKIIGDNTPLYVQGYFAYDSKKSGGVTMSHLRFGKHPIHSTYLIDKADYIACHQPSYVDKYDLLEGIKEGGTFVLNAPWTLAEMETKLPNSLKRTIAQKNLKFYVIDAVKIAKELGLGGRINMVMQTVFFKLSNVLPVQEAINHLKKSIEKTYAKKGQTVIEMNWKAVDGTLEKIVEVHYPTSWKDRPDDQIQKKDEPAFISKVMRPMLAQKGDKLPVSSFTPGGIFPLGTTKYEKRRVAIMVPEWVVENCIQCNQCSLVCPHAAIRPYLLTNEDVKKAPPGFTAKKAVGKNAADLLFRIQVYTEDCMGCGNCADVCPAKEKALVMKPLETQLDTQVPSQQFIETLPSRTGGFDRYSVKGSQFQQPLLEFSGACAGCGETPYLKLVTQLFGERMIIANATGCSSIWGGSAPSVPFTVNKDGFGPAWANSLFEDNAEYGFGMVLAITQRRAKLADLIREALPKTTGDLHEAFQGWLNAMNDPEKSKHYGDRIKTLLAGNRSSDILQEIWNLRDLLTKKSIWAVGGDGWAYDIGYGGLDHVLAMGEDINILIFDTEVYSNTGGQSSKATPAGSIAKFAESGKKTKKKDLGLMAMSYGYVYVASISMGANMSHALNALREAESYPGPSVVIAYAPCINHGIKKGMGKTQEEERLAVNCGYWPLFRYDPRRAHEGKNPFQLDSQEPNGTLREFLRGEVRYAALEQTFPEEAHRLHQMLEDNINARYKMYKSMAERSE; from the coding sequence ATGGATCAACAACAGACAGTGATTGAAACCAAAACAAACAAACAGGTAGAAATGAAAAGCATTGATGGCAATACTGCAGCAGCTCACATTGCATATGCGTTTAGCGATGTTGCGGCTATTTATCCTATTACTCCTTCGACACCGATGGGCGAAGAAGCAGATAAGTGGGCTGCCTACGGCAGAAAAAATATCTTTAATCAGGTGTTAAAAATCGCTGAGATGCAGTCTGAAGGAGGAGCTGCAGGAGCGGTTCATGGAGCGCTTTCGGCAGGAGCATTTGCAACGACGTTTACAGCTTCGCAAGGATTATTACTTATGATTCCAAATATGTATAAGATTGCAGGAGAACTTATGCCTGCAGTGTTTCATGTCACTGGTCGGGCGATCGCAGGTCAAGCGCTCTCAATTTTTGGAGATCATCAAGATGTTATGGCGGTACGTTCAACTGGATTTTCCTTCCTCTGTTCAAATTCGGTTCAGGAAGTTATGGATTTAGCGCTCGTCGCCCATCTAGCTACGATTCGAGCAAGTGTCCCATTTGTTCATTTTTTTGATGGTTTTAGAACATCGCATGAGATACAAAAAATCGAGGTTATCGGATATGAGGACATCAAAAAACTTGTTGATTGGGAGGCAATCCAACGACATCGAAATCGTGCTTTAAATCCAGAACATCCTCATCAACGAGGAACTGCGCAAAATCCTGATATTTATTTCCAGGTGAATGAAGCAGCTAATCAATATTACAGCCGAGTACCGCAAATCGTTGAGGAAGAGATGCGGAAAGTCGAACAGTTAACCGGCAGGTCATACCATCTTTTTGATTATGTCGGCTCGCCAACCGCTGATAGGGTTATTGTTATGATGGGTTCTGGTTGTGAGGCAGCTGAAGAAACAGTTCAATATCTTTTACAAAGAGGGGAAAATGTGGGTTTAATCAAAGTTCGGTTGTTTCGACCTTTCTCTGTTGATCATTTTGTTCATGCCCTACCGAAGACTGTCAGAAGAATTGCTGTTCTTGATCGGACAAAGGAAACGGCAGCATTAGGTGAGCCATTATATCTTGATGTCTGTTCAGCGATCCAAAATAAAAAACTTGACATTCAGGTATATGGAGGTCGGTATGGTTTAGGTTCAAAGGATTTTACGCCAACTATGGTAAAAGCTGTGTTTGATAATCTTGCTGCTCAAGAACCAAAGAATCGATTTACCGTTGGTATTGTTGATGATGTAACGCATACTTCGTTGCCACTTGGTGAGCAAATTGATCCTGCGCCAGAAGGTTTGATTCGATGTAAATTCTGGGGCATTGGTTCTGATGGTACGGTTGGTGCCAATAAAGAAGCAATCAAGATTATTGGTGACAACACCCCACTCTACGTCCAAGGATATTTTGCATATGATTCAAAAAAATCTGGCGGTGTGACTATGTCACATCTCAGATTTGGAAAACATCCAATCCATTCAACGTATCTTATTGATAAGGCAGATTACATCGCCTGTCATCAACCTTCATATGTTGATAAATACGATTTACTTGAAGGTATAAAAGAAGGAGGAACATTTGTACTCAATGCACCGTGGACACTTGCTGAGATGGAAACTAAACTACCGAATTCATTAAAAAGAACAATTGCACAAAAAAACCTGAAATTCTATGTCATCGATGCAGTAAAAATTGCAAAAGAGCTGGGTCTTGGCGGCCGTATCAACATGGTTATGCAAACCGTCTTTTTCAAACTTTCAAATGTTCTGCCAGTCCAAGAAGCTATTAATCATTTAAAGAAATCGATTGAAAAAACCTATGCAAAAAAAGGACAAACAGTTATTGAGATGAACTGGAAAGCAGTTGATGGTACACTTGAAAAAATTGTTGAAGTTCATTATCCCACTTCCTGGAAAGACCGTCCTGATGATCAAATACAAAAAAAAGATGAACCTGCCTTTATCTCAAAAGTCATGCGTCCGATGCTCGCACAGAAAGGGGATAAACTTCCGGTGAGTTCTTTCACGCCTGGTGGTATTTTCCCCCTGGGGACAACAAAATATGAAAAACGGCGTGTTGCCATCATGGTTCCTGAATGGGTTGTTGAAAATTGTATCCAATGTAACCAATGTTCCTTGGTGTGTCCGCATGCAGCAATACGTCCATATCTTCTCACCAATGAAGACGTGAAAAAAGCTCCTCCTGGTTTTACAGCAAAAAAAGCAGTTGGAAAAAATGCCGCTGATTTATTATTCAGAATTCAGGTATATACTGAGGATTGTATGGGTTGTGGTAACTGCGCTGATGTCTGCCCTGCAAAGGAAAAAGCATTAGTTATGAAACCCCTTGAAACCCAGCTGGATACTCAGGTTCCCTCACAGCAGTTTATTGAAACGCTGCCATCTCGAACCGGTGGTTTTGATCGATACTCAGTAAAAGGCTCTCAATTTCAACAACCGTTACTTGAATTTTCAGGTGCCTGTGCTGGATGTGGTGAAACACCGTATCTCAAGCTTGTCACCCAACTTTTCGGAGAGCGAATGATCATCGCCAATGCAACCGGATGCTCTTCGATTTGGGGTGGTTCTGCTCCCTCGGTACCTTTTACCGTGAATAAAGATGGATTTGGACCTGCTTGGGCAAATAGTTTGTTTGAAGACAACGCTGAATATGGTTTTGGCATGGTTCTGGCGATAACACAACGGCGGGCAAAACTTGCTGATCTTATCAGAGAAGCACTCCCGAAAACAACCGGTGACCTTCACGAGGCATTTCAGGGTTGGCTTAATGCGATGAACGACCCGGAAAAGTCAAAACACTACGGGGATAGAATTAAAACATTACTTGCTGGGAATCGTAGTTCTGATATCCTCCAAGAAATCTGGAATCTTCGGGATTTGCTGACGAAAAAATCAATCTGGGCTGTTGGTGGTGACGGTTGGGCATATGATATTGGGTATGGTGGGTTGGATCATGTACTTGCAATGGGAGAGGATATCAACATTCTGATATTTGATACCGAGGTGTATTCAAATACTGGAGGGCAATCTTCAAAAGCAACACCTGCAGGTTCTATTGCAAAATTTGCAGAATCAGGTAAAAAAACTAAAAAGAAAGATTTAGGGCTTATGGCGATGAGTTATGGCTATGTCTATGTCGCCTCGATTTCGATGGGTGCGAATATGAGCCATGCGTTAAACGCTCTCAGAGAAGCTGAATCTTATCCTGGGCCCTCAGTAGTCATTGCCTATGCTCCCTGTATCAATCATGGTATTAAGAAAGGCATGGGAAAAACTCAGGAAGAAGAACGACTTGCAGTTAACTGTGGTTACTGGCCGTTATTCCGGTATGATCCACGTCGCGCTCATGAAGGAAAAAACCCGTTCCAACTTGATTCTCAAGAACCCAATGGTACCCTTCGTGAGTTCTTAAGAGGAGAAGTTCGATACGCTGCTCTTGAACAGACGTTCCCTGAAGAAGCACATAGACTTCATCAAATGCTTGAAGATAATATCAATGCACGGTACAAGATGTATAAATCCATGGCAGAACGATCAGAATAA
- a CDS encoding DHH family phosphoesterase — MVYLEGQILLQRAQKIAEIIQNARSVHIVTHIDADGLTAGAIAALALKRQEISYSIECVKQLDEAVLSRLVKEHYPLVWFTDLGSSIADSYESINKIITDHHLCSLDTNTDFHLNPHLFNYDGTYEISGAGTTYLVAKALDENNTDLSSLAIVGACGDLQDHRFCKLTGYNEYILSDGITRGVLQKKLDIRYFGRETRPVAKLLQYATDPEIPGISGREEASVAFLQDLGITLKDGDYWRRWIDLTKTERQKILSAIARLLLRRGYGHMITKRIVGEIYILSQEQPGSELHEAKEYATLLNATARYGQADVGLNVCLGDRNTWFKKAEKLLLGHRHNLVEGLQYAREEKLEKRRFLQFFHAGSGIRDTIIGIVTNMLLNSDAVDRNLPIFGFADTENGDVKVSARATQKLVDKGLNLSQALKNAAKVVGGVGGGHSIAAGATIPKGKEQEFLTLVEQEIQHQLDPGL, encoded by the coding sequence ATGGTATACCTAGAGGGACAAATCTTGCTTCAACGAGCACAAAAAATTGCCGAAATCATTCAAAACGCCCGCTCGGTCCATATTGTGACCCATATTGATGCAGATGGTTTAACAGCGGGTGCAATTGCAGCATTAGCTTTGAAACGACAGGAGATCAGCTACAGTATTGAATGTGTAAAACAGCTCGATGAAGCGGTCTTGTCACGGTTAGTCAAGGAACACTATCCCTTAGTATGGTTTACTGATCTGGGAAGTAGCATTGCTGATTCTTATGAATCTATCAATAAAATTATTACTGATCATCATCTCTGTTCACTTGATACCAATACAGATTTTCATCTTAACCCTCATCTGTTTAATTATGATGGAACCTATGAAATAAGCGGTGCCGGAACGACGTATCTTGTTGCTAAAGCATTAGATGAAAACAATACTGATCTTTCGTCTCTTGCTATTGTTGGTGCATGCGGTGATCTTCAAGATCATCGATTCTGCAAATTGACTGGGTATAATGAATATATTCTTTCTGATGGGATTACTCGAGGTGTTCTTCAAAAAAAACTTGATATTAGATATTTCGGGCGAGAAACCCGTCCGGTAGCAAAACTGTTACAATATGCAACCGATCCTGAAATTCCTGGGATATCGGGACGCGAAGAGGCTTCTGTAGCATTTCTCCAGGACCTTGGGATCACCCTCAAAGATGGAGATTATTGGCGGCGATGGATCGATCTAACAAAAACAGAAAGGCAGAAAATTCTCTCAGCAATTGCACGACTTCTCCTCCGCAGAGGCTATGGTCATATGATTACAAAACGGATCGTTGGTGAGATTTATATCCTTTCACAGGAACAACCAGGGAGTGAGCTTCATGAAGCAAAAGAATATGCAACATTATTAAATGCGACTGCACGGTACGGCCAAGCTGATGTTGGATTAAATGTTTGTCTTGGTGATCGGAATACCTGGTTTAAAAAAGCTGAAAAGTTATTGCTTGGTCATCGTCATAATCTTGTTGAAGGACTTCAGTATGCCCGCGAAGAAAAACTCGAAAAACGGAGGTTTTTACAGTTTTTTCATGCGGGTTCTGGAATTCGTGATACCATTATAGGGATTGTTACTAATATGTTGTTGAATTCGGATGCGGTTGATCGGAACCTTCCTATTTTTGGCTTTGCAGATACAGAGAATGGTGATGTGAAAGTATCGGCGCGGGCAACACAAAAACTTGTTGATAAAGGTTTGAATCTCTCACAAGCATTGAAAAATGCGGCAAAAGTTGTTGGTGGTGTTGGTGGAGGTCATAGTATCGCTGCTGGTGCAACAATACCAAAAGGAAAAGAACAAGAGTTTTTGACTCTTGTCGAACAAGAAATCCAGCATCAACTTGATCCAGGTTTATAG
- a CDS encoding FKBP-type peptidyl-prolyl cis-trans isomerase: protein MQKEKIALITLVIIIVAALSVFLAAMYYPDIFENLFVDKTIKEGDLCDVHYIARFASNNTLFDSSYLYPENKTGGSPLKIFVTTDSSAKPPEQYKKYSNQIGDTYVAGFIEGLIGLREGQTATIGPIPPEKAFGTNKVGVGSIFTTQNISIGLPMNVEVTSYSKDSMNLRWVELEALKNFTAPQLIITDFDQLAVYNQVGALFVPPPCHLWKNASNIVDSTDSTVTIKTTPTADLSFITEITPLYDQQGLTTNNPVFYVLPKDTTVTWDESTVTLTSNTTIGKSYYYTQQFYGSEYIYNFTVVNISTDKINFSMTIKGEGANESQVTYTEVAKVYSFNLSFTIPREFKNISNFFVEMLYASEIEKAGYSLHEFAGETIIFEVKIVKVYKPGSS from the coding sequence ATGCAAAAAGAAAAAATAGCGCTCATAACACTTGTAATAATCATCGTTGCAGCGTTATCTGTCTTTCTCGCTGCCATGTACTATCCAGATATTTTTGAAAATCTTTTTGTTGATAAAACCATTAAAGAAGGAGATCTATGCGACGTCCATTACATCGCACGATTCGCATCAAATAACACGCTGTTTGACTCATCATATCTCTACCCAGAAAACAAAACCGGTGGTTCACCTCTCAAGATTTTCGTAACAACGGACAGTTCAGCAAAACCACCTGAACAATATAAAAAATATTCAAATCAGATCGGAGATACGTATGTCGCAGGGTTTATAGAAGGGCTTATTGGTTTACGAGAAGGGCAAACAGCAACCATTGGACCAATACCTCCTGAAAAAGCGTTTGGTACAAATAAAGTAGGCGTTGGTAGCATTTTTACAACTCAAAATATCTCTATTGGCCTGCCGATGAACGTTGAAGTAACATCGTATTCCAAGGATTCTATGAACCTGCGATGGGTAGAACTAGAAGCATTAAAAAATTTTACAGCACCTCAGTTAATTATTACTGATTTTGATCAGCTCGCTGTGTATAATCAGGTTGGGGCACTTTTTGTGCCACCACCGTGCCATCTATGGAAAAATGCAAGTAACATTGTTGACAGTACCGATTCAACCGTGACAATAAAAACAACACCGACAGCAGATCTGTCGTTTATTACTGAAATTACTCCTTTATATGATCAACAGGGATTAACTACAAACAACCCTGTCTTCTATGTCTTACCAAAAGATACAACAGTGACATGGGATGAGAGTACCGTAACGTTAACAAGCAATACAACTATTGGAAAAAGCTATTACTACACCCAGCAGTTCTACGGAAGTGAGTACATCTACAATTTTACTGTTGTAAATATCAGCACTGACAAAATAAACTTTTCAATGACAATCAAAGGAGAAGGAGCAAACGAGTCACAAGTCACCTATACTGAGGTGGCGAAGGTATATTCATTTAATTTATCATTTACAATTCCGCGAGAATTTAAAAATATTTCAAATTTCTTCGTTGAGATGCTCTACGCTAGTGAAATCGAAAAAGCTGGATACAGTCTTCATGAATTTGCAGGTGAAACAATTATTTTTGAAGTTAAAATTGTAAAAGTCTATAAACCTGGATCAAGTTGA
- the speB gene encoding agmatinase: protein MDSSSYFADADASFSEGQCILFGVPFEKTSSFRHGADQAPHQIRKASWNFETFDLRTGVDLREIKTHDYGDLHVQHCSPQQMVEEVRSFTKAIRKEKKFPIALGGEHSITPGIVHAYPKDIAVLSLDAHIDFRREYENDMNNHACAVRRISDHIPIENIAVVGIRSAEKEEYLEASKLGLFSITAYTIQKKGVTDTIGQIKNKLKGKKIYLTLDIDVVDPAYAPGTSTPEPYGLTPLQVLEILDAFIPSLVGFDVVEVCPPYDHGQTALLAARFIRTVIGGTLAKE from the coding sequence ATGGATTCTTCATCGTATTTTGCTGATGCTGATGCAAGTTTTAGTGAGGGACAGTGTATCCTTTTTGGAGTTCCCTTTGAAAAAACATCATCGTTCCGTCATGGTGCAGATCAAGCACCTCACCAGATCCGCAAAGCCTCATGGAATTTTGAAACCTTTGATCTTCGAACCGGTGTTGATCTCAGAGAAATCAAGACGCATGATTACGGTGATCTACATGTTCAACACTGTTCACCGCAACAAATGGTTGAAGAGGTTCGTTCTTTTACAAAAGCAATTCGTAAGGAAAAGAAATTTCCAATTGCTCTCGGTGGGGAACATTCAATTACCCCGGGGATTGTTCATGCATATCCCAAGGATATCGCAGTATTGTCACTCGATGCGCACATTGATTTCCGCAGAGAATATGAAAACGATATGAATAACCATGCTTGCGCGGTTCGTCGAATCTCAGATCATATCCCTATTGAAAACATCGCGGTTGTCGGTATTCGTTCTGCTGAAAAAGAAGAATATCTCGAAGCATCAAAGTTAGGGTTATTCTCAATTACTGCATACACAATCCAGAAAAAAGGAGTAACTGATACGATTGGCCAGATAAAAAACAAGCTAAAGGGTAAAAAAATCTATCTCACTCTTGATATTGATGTTGTTGATCCTGCATATGCTCCTGGGACAAGCACCCCAGAACCCTATGGCTTAACACCACTGCAGGTGCTAGAAATTCTTGATGCTTTTATACCTTCACTGGTTGGTTTTGATGTTGTTGAGGTTTGTCCACCGTATGATCATGGGCAAACCGCGCTCCTTGCTGCACGGTTTATTCGAACGGTTATCGGTGGAACTTTGGCCAAAGAGTAA
- a CDS encoding translation initiation factor IF-5A, producing MKELAEVRTLKENRYMLIDDEPCKIVSISTSKPGKHGEAKARIEAIGVFDGQKRSVVHPVKHKVGVPIIDKRNAQVLALMGEDTVQLMDLETYETFEMPIPEEFKGQLQPGNEVMYLQAMGKKKITRA from the coding sequence ATGAAAGAGTTAGCTGAAGTGAGAACATTAAAAGAAAACCGATATATGTTGATTGATGACGAACCTTGTAAAATAGTAAGTATTTCTACCTCAAAACCAGGGAAACACGGTGAGGCAAAAGCTCGTATTGAAGCAATTGGTGTTTTCGATGGACAAAAACGCAGTGTTGTCCATCCGGTAAAACACAAAGTAGGTGTTCCAATTATTGATAAAAGAAACGCACAAGTTCTTGCATTAATGGGCGAAGATACAGTGCAGCTGATGGATCTAGAAACCTATGAAACGTTTGAAATGCCGATTCCTGAGGAGTTTAAAGGTCAACTCCAACCAGGCAATGAAGTGATGTATCTTCAAGCGATGGGAAAAAAGAAAATCACGAGAGCATAA
- a CDS encoding EF-Tu/IF-2/RF-3 family GTPase translates to MVEEKIGVVEHFFTKISVAAIKITDGVLNVGDTVHIVGANTDVKETVKQMEMNRMPITTAKAGDAVGIKILQRVREHDIVYKVPKGE, encoded by the coding sequence ATGGTTGAAGAGAAAATTGGTGTTGTTGAACACTTTTTCACAAAAATCAGTGTTGCTGCAATCAAAATAACAGACGGCGTACTAAACGTTGGTGATACAGTTCATATCGTTGGTGCAAATACCGATGTGAAAGAAACAGTTAAGCAGATGGAAATGAACCGAATGCCAATAACCACTGCTAAAGCTGGCGATGCAGTTGGTATTAAAATCTTGCAACGAGTACGCGAACACGACATTGTTTATAAAGTACCAAAAGGTGAATAG
- a CDS encoding DEAD/DEAH box helicase, whose protein sequence is MVKKQELLDLDVMKLLNDQGITTLYPPQQEALPYALEGKNLLLSIPTASGKSLIAYLAILHRLRREGGKALYIVPLRALAWEKYEDLQKFKSLGLKVALSTGDLDTSDTKLSRYDIIVCTSEKADSLLRHGIIWIDLIKVIVVDEIHLIHDPSRGPTLEVIIARFKALNPHIQLIGLSATIKNAVELADWLGGKLIQTTWRPVPLKEGVLFRDTIRFNNNSQVKIIGSSENSVELLVEEIVRNGGQVLVFVNNRKSTITTAQKLTNLIRPMLTQKELEQLKKLRKKLDTEETESTIVSQTLLSCVSSGVAFHNAGLSSAERRIIEQGFKDRIIKCIIATPTLAAGVNTPARRVIIRDLWRYDVNLGMTPIPILEYKQQAGRAGRPGYDEYGEAITIAKNKQQQDEIFYNYILADTEPIYSKLGTQSALRMHLLSAIATGFATDTTTIQKFINSTFYSYMSDTSTLTSEIDTALRFLSEHGFIAAHGHGYQATLFGTRTSSLYIDPLSAVQLKKALEFQGCRKKTPFSYLHAICSTPDLRSLYLRTTDSWIEEQIEHLTDQLLFDIPDPSSDEYEWFLSDIKTAFLLLDWIEEVPYDMLETKYNVWPGDIHNIVEVAQWLLHAMREFARSYNYDCVSQLNDLLLRVEKGIKQELINLISLRGIGRVRARALYNQGFKTINDLRGVPVERLAQVKTIGKTVAENIKKQLGEHNLQTNKTIDEDQV, encoded by the coding sequence ATGGTAAAAAAACAAGAACTCCTTGACCTTGATGTAATGAAACTTCTTAATGATCAAGGAATAACCACATTGTATCCACCTCAACAGGAAGCGTTACCTTATGCATTAGAAGGGAAAAATTTGCTTCTGTCGATACCAACAGCATCAGGAAAAAGCCTCATAGCGTATCTAGCAATTCTCCATCGGCTCAGAAGAGAAGGAGGTAAAGCTCTTTATATTGTCCCGCTCCGAGCGCTCGCTTGGGAAAAATATGAAGATCTCCAAAAATTCAAATCACTTGGATTAAAAGTTGCACTTTCGACAGGAGATCTTGACACGTCAGATACGAAACTTTCACGCTACGATATTATTGTCTGCACCTCTGAAAAAGCAGATTCTCTCCTCCGCCATGGTATTATCTGGATTGATCTGATCAAAGTTATAGTCGTCGATGAAATCCATCTCATCCATGATCCCAGCCGCGGACCAACTCTCGAAGTTATCATTGCTCGATTCAAAGCATTAAATCCACATATCCAGCTGATCGGTCTTTCAGCAACCATCAAAAACGCGGTTGAGTTAGCAGATTGGCTTGGTGGAAAACTTATTCAAACAACTTGGAGACCAGTCCCCCTGAAAGAAGGTGTACTATTTCGTGATACGATCCGATTTAACAATAATTCACAGGTAAAAATTATAGGTTCGTCTGAAAATAGCGTTGAATTACTTGTTGAAGAAATAGTAAGAAACGGCGGGCAGGTACTGGTATTTGTCAACAATCGGAAATCCACTATTACAACAGCACAAAAGCTCACAAATCTCATACGTCCGATGCTTACGCAGAAGGAATTGGAACAACTCAAAAAACTCAGAAAAAAGCTTGATACCGAAGAAACTGAATCAACCATAGTATCACAGACATTGCTTTCCTGTGTTAGTTCAGGTGTTGCGTTTCATAATGCCGGACTTAGTAGTGCTGAACGACGAATTATCGAGCAAGGATTCAAAGATCGAATTATTAAATGTATTATTGCAACTCCAACGCTTGCAGCAGGAGTAAATACGCCAGCGCGACGTGTGATCATCCGTGATCTCTGGCGTTATGATGTTAACCTAGGGATGACTCCGATACCGATTCTTGAATACAAACAACAGGCAGGGCGAGCAGGTAGACCAGGCTATGATGAGTATGGTGAAGCAATCACCATTGCAAAAAATAAACAACAGCAGGACGAGATTTTCTATAATTATATTCTTGCTGACACTGAACCAATCTATTCAAAACTTGGTACACAATCAGCACTTCGGATGCATCTGCTCTCTGCTATTGCAACTGGTTTTGCAACTGATACAACAACGATTCAAAAATTCATCAATAGCACGTTTTACTCGTATATGTCTGACACATCAACACTTACATCTGAGATTGATACCGCCCTGCGATTCTTGAGTGAACATGGTTTTATCGCCGCTCATGGGCATGGGTACCAGGCAACGTTGTTTGGTACAAGAACCTCGTCACTCTATATTGACCCATTGTCTGCGGTTCAACTGAAAAAGGCATTAGAATTCCAAGGTTGTAGAAAAAAAACACCATTTTCCTATCTGCATGCGATTTGTTCAACACCTGATCTTCGATCGCTGTATCTTCGTACGACGGACTCATGGATTGAAGAACAAATAGAACATCTTACTGACCAGCTTCTATTTGATATTCCTGATCCTTCGAGTGATGAGTATGAATGGTTTCTTTCAGATATAAAAACAGCATTTCTTCTGTTGGACTGGATTGAAGAGGTACCCTACGACATGTTAGAGACAAAATATAACGTATGGCCTGGCGATATTCATAATATTGTTGAAGTTGCACAGTGGCTCCTCCATGCAATGCGGGAATTTGCTCGTAGTTACAACTATGACTGCGTATCACAGCTGAATGACTTACTTCTTCGAGTTGAAAAAGGAATCAAACAAGAACTCATCAACCTTATCAGTCTTCGAGGTATCGGTCGGGTACGTGCACGAGCGCTCTACAATCAAGGATTTAAAACTATAAATGATTTACGAGGAGTACCTGTTGAGCGGCTTGCTCAGGTAAAAACCATCGGAAAAACTGTTGCGGAAAACATAAAAAAACAACTTGGTGAACACAATCTACAAACAAACAAAACAATAGATGAGGATCAAGTATGA
- the cgi121 gene encoding KEOPS complex subunit Cgi121: MISIIGARGSISSVDHFLKKLESLSVKEQMIVQVFDADVVCGKKHLKSAALHALRAFKQKTQSTNSLAKEILLYAAGERQIKKAINKLGLKKNTKNIAFVFINMEPKKSSEMHRFIQAFLKEHNFQHDDKVLEGDYDTLKRFGITDTEIQTVSQEKYGDLILERVALVDIIK, from the coding sequence ATGATTTCAATCATCGGTGCACGTGGTAGTATTTCATCGGTTGATCATTTTCTCAAAAAACTCGAGAGCCTTTCGGTAAAAGAACAAATGATTGTTCAAGTGTTTGATGCAGATGTTGTGTGTGGTAAAAAGCACTTAAAATCTGCTGCTCTGCATGCACTCCGTGCTTTTAAACAGAAAACACAATCAACAAATTCTCTTGCAAAAGAAATACTCTTATACGCAGCAGGTGAACGACAAATTAAAAAAGCAATCAATAAACTTGGTCTTAAAAAAAATACAAAGAATATCGCGTTTGTTTTCATCAATATGGAACCAAAAAAATCTTCTGAAATGCATCGTTTTATCCAAGCATTTTTAAAAGAACATAATTTTCAGCATGATGATAAGGTACTTGAAGGTGATTACGATACCTTGAAAAGATTTGGAATCACCGATACCGAAATACAAACCGTTTCACAAGAAAAATATGGTGATCTCATCCTTGAAAGAGTAGCCTTGGTTGACATCATCAAATAA